A single genomic interval of Gossypium raimondii isolate GPD5lz chromosome 11, ASM2569854v1, whole genome shotgun sequence harbors:
- the LOC105801173 gene encoding uncharacterized protein LOC105801173 yields the protein MVSHVSKQVKAEHQLPSGLLQPVKIPLWKWEHTYYSLQKLAKRYGAEIIRHHRVPISIILDLDLRITSQFWKKLHDAQGTRLDFSTTFYLQTDGKPNRMAPYEALYGWKCCTLLCWIELGERKILGPALVAETEDKVSPWKKVLRFGHKGKLSPRFIRPYWILRCVDRVAYQLELPLELDRIHDVFYLSMLRRYQSDPSHVVLMEEIELMLDLSFKEESIQILDGEVKVADKNEPTGSVIRL from the exons ATGGTATCCCATGTTTCGAAG caagttaaggctgagcaccaaCTTCCTTCTGGTTTGCTTCAACCCGTTAAGATTCCATTGTGGAAATGGGAACAT ACCTACtattctttacaaaagttgGCAAAACGTTACGGTGCCGAGATAATTAGGCATCATAGGGTTCCGATATCAATTATTTTAGATCTGGATCTTCGGATTACTTCtcagttttggaagaaattacatgATGCTCAGGGTACtagattggacttcagtacaACATTTTATCtgcagactgatggtaagcctAATAGg atggcaccgtatgaggCCTTGTATGGTTGGAAGTGTTGTACTCTGCTTTGTTGGATCGAGTTGGGTGAACGGAAGATTTTGGGTCCTGCGTTAGTGGCAGAGACTGAAGATAAG GTGTCTCCGTGGAAAAAGGTTCTCAGATTTGGTCATAAGGGAAAGTTAAGCCCTAGATTCATCCGGCCGTATTGGATTTTGAGGTGTGTGGACCGAGTTGCTTATCAATTAGAGCTACCTCTGGAGTTGGATCGCATCCATGATGTTTTTTATTTGTCCATGTTGAGGCGTTATCAATCTGATCCTTCTCATGTGGTTCTAATGGAGGAAATTGAGTTGATGTTGGATTTGTCTTTTAAGGAGGAGTCGATACAGATTCTGGATGGTGAGGTTAAG gttgCTGACaagaatgagcctactggttcAGTGATAAGGCTTTAG